TTCGGATTTAAAGTTAAACAAGTATATCAATTAATTGATGTGGTTTCTGCTTCATTTTTTAACCTTGCTTTTGTGGAGCATGAGTCAAAATTATTAGAAGGTTATGTTAAAGTAACCGCTAGTTTTACTGCCAAAATTGAAGAAGGGGAAATTTTGCCTGATAGTATAATTAACGTTAATTTTGAAAAAAGATTTATTGCTATTCAAAAAATTGCTGGTTTAGAAACACCTTTTTTTGATCCTTTGCAACAGTTTGACGCGCGCAATCCTCAAGGGAGAATACCTAGTTTAAAAATCACCTATATTGATGAAAATATGAGAATCGGTAGAGGCGGAGATGGTAGTTTATTTATTCTCTCTAAGTCCAATTAATGTTAATTTTCGTAAATACTACCACGATGACCAACTTTCACCACTAAAATAATTAGTTCATGGTCTAAAATTTGACAAATTATACGATAATCTCCCACTCGATAACGCCATAAACCCTTTTTATTACCTTGTAAGGCTTTCCCCAATAAGCGTGGATTATTTGATACTAATATTTGTTCTTTTAAGTAAAGGATAATTTTTTTTGAGCAATTTTATCAAGTTTTTTTAATTCTTTTTTTGCCCGTGAATCGATACTAATTTTCCAACCCAAGACTTTCCTCCAATTCATCAATAGTTAAATAAGATTGGGGATTACTCAAGCGATATTCAGCATCTCTAATATCTTCCAAATCTTCTAAATAGGAAATGATTGCTTCTTGCAATAAATCATCTTGTTTTTTGCCCAATTCCATAGCTAAAACTTGATAACGACTTTCGATATTCGGCGGTAAATTAACTGTTAACATAAAAATTAATTACTCTTAATCATTTATCCAAGTAACTCTACTATAGCACCTGCTGAATAACTCAGAAGTGTTGATTCATAGGAGTTAAGACATTTTACAGGCATCAAAAAATAAAATCACGTTTTCTTGAAATAGAAATGGAGTTAATATACAAAATTACATACAATACACGAGGATTGTCAATTATCCATTATCCATTGTCAATTTGCCCTTATGACTCCACTTTTCCGCAAAGCCTACTATAGCGCCCTCCACCATCACACAAAAAACCCCTACTTCAGAGAGAAATAGGGATTAACGAATAAAGTCACAATATTTTAATGTTAAGCCTGTAAAGCTAACTCTACAACTTTCTGAAAAGCATCCATATCTTGCACAGCTAAAAGCGCTAACATTTTACGGTTTAAACTGATATTAGCTTTATCTAACTTGTTAATTAATTGACTATAGCTAACACCATGAAGCCTAGCTGCCGCATTAACACGGGTAATCCAGAGACGGCGAAAATCTCTTTTTTTCTTACGACGGTCACGGTAAGCATTGCGTAAAGCCTTCATTACCTGCTGATTAGCAGTACGAAATAGCTTAGAATGAGAACCTCTGAAACCTTTAGCTAACTTGAGAATTTTATTACGTCTTTTACGGGCAACGTTACCTCTTTTTACTCTGGTCATTTTCTTTTACAATTTATTTAATAATAATAAACTTATTTGTTTTGATGATTAACTATCTACTTGTACCGTAGGGAAGCATGAGAAGCACTTCTTTAACGTCACTCTCGTCCACTACAGCTATATTACTTAAACGACGGCGTTTTTGTTCGGCGCTTTTATGTTCTAACAAGTGATTTTTATTAGCTTTACGGCGCATAATTTTTTTACCGCTTCCTGTAATCCGAAAACGTTTGGCTGCGGATTTTTTGGTTTTTAGTTTAGGCATTATTTTTTCTAATTAAATTAGCACAATTTCTTATTATAACAACTACTGTTGTATCTTGACATTAATAACTTTTTATTTTTAGTGGTTATGCTTTGCTATAATTAGTTGCAATTAAGATTATAAACTATATCGAGGTTTAAAAATATGCCATATACCACAGAAGAAGGCGGAAGATTAAATAATTTTGCCAATGAGCCTAAAGTTTATGAAGCCGAACCCCCCACTAAAAATCAAAAACGTAATTATGTAATTTTAGGCATTTTAGGCGCATTATTAGTTGGTGGAGTAATTACCATCACTGTCTATGTTTCTAGTATGTAATCCAGATGAGACTTTGTGAGTAAGTCAGGGAAAAGGGAATCAAAATAACCCTAATTTAAGTGTATTCACGAAAAAATGGTGTCATGAGATAAAGTGTTAGGTTTTACATCAGTGGGGTATCAGATTGTTAGCAAAGGTAGAATAATTTTGAATCTCTAGGGAAAAGAGTTTAAAATGTAGTTGACGAATCAAGAACAAAAAATTGTGCAATTACAACAAGTAATTATTGCCTACAAAGCTGGGGATCGACAGAGCAAAAAATGGGCGCTGAGGTGCGCTAAAGAATTAGAAGAAATTAACTGTAAAGTTTTGCTCGGACCTAGTGGCGTTAAAGATAATCCTTATCCTGTGTTTTTGGCTTCAGCAACAGGAAAAATAGACTTGGGCATTATTTTGGGTGGTGATGGGACAATTTTAGCCGCCGCGCGCCATCTTTCTCCCGAAGGAATACCGATTTTAGCGGTTAATGTGGGAGGGCATTTGGGCTTCTTGACTGAACCTTTTGCTCTTTTTCAGGATACTCAAACATTATGGGCAAGATTGCGAGATGATTTATATGCGGTGGAGCGTCGCATGATGTTACAAGCTCAGGTTTTTGAGTTAGATCAGCATGGTGAAGGGGAGGAAGTCAGTGAGGTTTTTTACTGCCTTAATGAGATGTGTATTAAACCGGCTTGTTTGGATCGAATGCCTACTTCTCTGCTAGAAATGGAAATAGATGGAGAAGTAGTAGATCAGTATCATGGGGATGGTTTGATTGTGGCAACTCCTACAGGTTCTACTTGTTATACGGCTTCTGCTATGGGACCTATTATTCATCCGGGCATGAATGCTATTGCGGTTACGCCTATTTGTCCTCTGAGTTTATCTAGTCGCCCTTTGGTGTTGCCGGCTGGTTCGGTGGTAAATATTTGGACGTTGGGGGATTATGAGCTTAATAATAAGTTATGGATGGATGGTGCTTTAAGTACATCAATTTGGCCGGGGCAATGGGTATCCATT
This is a stretch of genomic DNA from Cyanobacterium sp. T60_A2020_053. It encodes these proteins:
- a CDS encoding fimbrial protein, which gives rise to MSYSRLTLKQELLSTIKNTAVNLGINPEYPINDQMISSGVISQISDLTEKLEKLNPFPKPLQFTANLLDGNWQLHYSTAREIRFLNKLPFGFKVKQVYQLIDVVSASFFNLAFVEHESKLLEGYVKVTASFTAKIEEGEILPDSIINVNFEKRFIAIQKIAGLETPFFDPLQQFDARNPQGRIPSLKITYIDENMRIGRGGDGSLFILSKSN
- a CDS encoding CopG family transcriptional regulator; protein product: MLTVNLPPNIESRYQVLAMELGKKQDDLLQEAIISYLEDLEDIRDAEYRLSNPQSYLTIDELEESLGLEN
- the rplT gene encoding 50S ribosomal protein L20, whose translation is MTRVKRGNVARKRRNKILKLAKGFRGSHSKLFRTANQQVMKALRNAYRDRRKKKRDFRRLWITRVNAAARLHGVSYSQLINKLDKANISLNRKMLALLAVQDMDAFQKVVELALQA
- the rpmI gene encoding 50S ribosomal protein L35, yielding MPKLKTKKSAAKRFRITGSGKKIMRRKANKNHLLEHKSAEQKRRRLSNIAVVDESDVKEVLLMLPYGTSR
- a CDS encoding ssl1498 family light-harvesting-like protein, giving the protein MPYTTEEGGRLNNFANEPKVYEAEPPTKNQKRNYVILGILGALLVGGVITITVYVSSM
- a CDS encoding NAD(+) kinase, which codes for MQLQQVIIAYKAGDRQSKKWALRCAKELEEINCKVLLGPSGVKDNPYPVFLASATGKIDLGIILGGDGTILAAARHLSPEGIPILAVNVGGHLGFLTEPFALFQDTQTLWARLRDDLYAVERRMMLQAQVFELDQHGEGEEVSEVFYCLNEMCIKPACLDRMPTSLLEMEIDGEVVDQYHGDGLIVATPTGSTCYTASAMGPIIHPGMNAIAVTPICPLSLSSRPLVLPAGSVVNIWTLGDYELNNKLWMDGALSTSIWPGQWVSIKMADCFANFIILREAHSFYKTLREKLNWTGARISPHQNSHN